The Amycolatopsis sp. DG1A-15b genome window below encodes:
- a CDS encoding LysR family transcriptional regulator, with amino-acid sequence MDLDLRLVRYFVTVADELHFGRAAAKLFISQPTLSKQIRKLETDVGGALLVRDSRHVALTPRGDRFLHLARQLLATADQMLREPAPHHLRIAHIFELDTSRLVADAYLAAHPAIRLVQSQMDSARQLRALLEGHPDVAIVRVTGAMKAAHPAGWQHRLLRLEPFRLVGRPGDPRRPAVSVHERPIEVFADAPGTALYNVHGRYLSSLEQHTGLALRWLGNPGTFDTCHAALTRAPDSAYLLEFESYARRYEDLGIPAYRPQELQPVYPWSLAWRDGERPETVRGFLEVAGQLAARLRWLHPERADGVPLWAPPEDLAVA; translated from the coding sequence ATGGACCTCGACCTCAGGCTGGTGCGGTACTTCGTCACCGTCGCCGACGAACTGCACTTCGGCCGGGCGGCGGCCAAGCTCTTCATCAGCCAGCCGACGCTGTCCAAGCAGATCCGCAAGCTCGAAACCGACGTCGGCGGCGCCCTGCTGGTCCGCGACAGCCGCCACGTGGCCCTGACCCCGCGCGGCGACCGGTTCCTGCACCTGGCCCGGCAGCTGCTGGCCACCGCGGACCAGATGCTGCGCGAGCCCGCCCCGCACCACCTGCGGATCGCCCACATCTTCGAGCTGGACACGAGCCGGCTGGTCGCGGACGCCTACCTCGCCGCCCACCCCGCCATCCGGCTCGTCCAGAGCCAGATGGACAGCGCCCGCCAGCTCAGGGCGCTGCTCGAGGGCCACCCGGACGTGGCGATCGTCCGCGTCACGGGGGCGATGAAGGCGGCCCACCCGGCGGGCTGGCAGCACCGGCTGCTGCGGCTGGAGCCGTTCCGCCTGGTCGGGCGGCCCGGCGACCCCCGCCGCCCGGCGGTGTCGGTGCACGAGCGTCCGATCGAGGTCTTCGCGGACGCACCCGGCACGGCGCTGTACAACGTGCACGGCCGGTACTTGAGTTCGCTGGAGCAGCACACCGGGCTGGCCCTGCGCTGGCTGGGCAACCCGGGCACGTTCGACACGTGCCACGCGGCGCTCACCCGGGCGCCGGACAGCGCTTACCTGCTGGAGTTCGAAAGCTACGCCCGGCGGTACGAAGACCTCGGGATCCCGGCGTACCGGCCGCAGGAGCTGCAGCCGGTGTACCCGTGGTCGCTGGCCTGGCGGGACGGCGAGCGGCCGGAGACCGTCCGGGGTTTCCTGGAGGTGGCCGGGCAGCTCGCGGCGAGGCTGCGCTGGCTGCACCCCGAGCGGGCGGACGGGGTGCCGCTCTGGGCGCCGCCGGAGGACCTCGCCGTCGCGTGA
- a CDS encoding alpha/beta fold hydrolase, whose protein sequence is MAEPGTPVVFIHGLWLHATSWTPWIDHFRAAGYAPVAPGWPHEPGTVELARENPDVVADIGIDDATGHFASIIAGLERPPVIIGHSFGGLITEKLLGQGVGLAGVAIDPAQIKGVLPLPLAQLRAGLPALGNPANLHRAVSLTEKEFRFGFGNALTDEESAALYRRWTIPSPARPLFQAAAANFVLHSEARVDTHRPDRGPLLLISGTADHTVPDVVTRSTFKQYRDSTAVTELKQFEGRGHSLTIDSGWREVADAVLGWLREQGI, encoded by the coding sequence ATGGCCGAACCGGGCACCCCCGTCGTGTTCATCCACGGGCTGTGGCTGCACGCCACCTCGTGGACCCCTTGGATCGACCACTTCCGGGCGGCCGGGTACGCGCCCGTCGCACCCGGCTGGCCGCACGAGCCCGGAACCGTCGAGCTGGCCCGGGAAAACCCGGACGTCGTCGCGGACATCGGCATCGACGACGCCACCGGCCACTTCGCGTCGATCATCGCCGGCCTCGAGCGGCCGCCGGTGATCATCGGGCACTCCTTCGGCGGCCTGATCACCGAGAAGCTGCTGGGGCAGGGCGTCGGCCTCGCCGGCGTCGCCATCGACCCCGCCCAGATCAAGGGCGTCCTGCCGCTGCCGCTGGCCCAGCTGCGCGCGGGCCTGCCTGCCCTGGGCAATCCGGCGAACCTCCACCGGGCCGTGTCGCTGACCGAGAAGGAGTTCCGGTTCGGCTTCGGCAACGCGCTGACCGACGAGGAATCGGCGGCGCTGTACCGGCGCTGGACGATCCCGTCGCCGGCCCGGCCGCTGTTCCAGGCCGCGGCGGCGAACTTCGTGCTGCACTCCGAGGCCCGGGTCGACACCCACCGCCCGGACCGCGGCCCGCTCCTGCTGATCTCCGGGACGGCCGACCACACCGTTCCGGACGTCGTCACCCGCTCGACCTTCAAGCAGTACCGCGACTCCACCGCGGTCACCGAGCTGAAGCAGTTCGAGGGCCGGGGACACTCGCTCACCATCGACAGCGGCTGGCGCGAGGTCGCCGACGCCGTGCTCGGCTGGCTGCGCGAGCAGGGGATCTGA
- a CDS encoding SDR family oxidoreductase, producing MDLGLAGAVAVVTGASRGIGLAVTEALVAEGAHVVAGARVPGPDLDALVQAGKAHALAVDLGTTDGPGRLAELALAEFGRIDVLVNNVGAVTPRPNGFLLVTDDEWTRSVTLNLLSAVRATRAVLPTMVTAGRGNIVTVASVNAILPDPGVIDYSAAKAALVNFTKSVSKEFGPRGIRANAINPGPVATDLWLGAGGVAETLAATTGANPDSVAEEAAGHAVTGRFTRPAEVANLVAFLASDRVAGNITGATLAIDGGYATETH from the coding sequence GTGGACCTCGGATTGGCCGGCGCGGTCGCCGTCGTCACCGGAGCCAGCCGGGGCATCGGCCTGGCCGTCACCGAAGCCCTCGTCGCGGAAGGTGCCCACGTCGTGGCCGGCGCGCGCGTGCCGGGACCGGACCTGGACGCCCTCGTCCAGGCGGGGAAAGCGCACGCACTCGCCGTCGACCTCGGCACCACCGACGGGCCTGGCCGGCTCGCCGAGCTGGCCCTGGCCGAGTTCGGGCGCATCGACGTCCTGGTCAACAACGTCGGCGCCGTCACCCCGCGGCCGAACGGCTTCCTGCTGGTCACCGACGACGAGTGGACGCGGTCGGTGACGCTGAACCTGCTGAGCGCGGTCCGGGCGACGCGGGCCGTGCTGCCGACGATGGTGACCGCGGGCCGGGGCAACATCGTCACGGTCGCCTCGGTCAACGCGATCCTGCCCGACCCCGGCGTCATCGACTACAGCGCGGCGAAAGCGGCGCTGGTCAACTTCACGAAGTCGGTGTCGAAGGAGTTCGGGCCCCGCGGCATCCGCGCCAACGCGATCAACCCGGGCCCGGTCGCGACGGACCTGTGGCTCGGGGCCGGCGGGGTGGCCGAAACCCTCGCCGCCACGACCGGCGCGAACCCGGACTCGGTCGCCGAGGAGGCGGCCGGGCACGCCGTCACCGGCCGGTTCACCCGGCCCGCGGAGGTGGCGAACCTGGTGGCCTTCCTGGCCAGCGACCGGGTGGCGGGCAACATCACCGGCGCCACCCTCGCCATCGACGGCGGCTACGCCACCGAAACCCATTGA
- a CDS encoding MarR family transcriptional regulator, whose product MSSPDRPKALLRWPTYVMGQLHRSGVGRIDTALAGHGVALRDYYVLVCIGESGPLSQQRVADRLGLDRSDLVKVLDRLEAAGWVSRERDTEDRRRHVLTLTEHGHATVGKVEEVSSAVTGELLARLSPGERETLHRLLLKAFGEPSA is encoded by the coding sequence ATGTCCTCCCCCGATCGGCCGAAGGCGCTGCTGCGCTGGCCCACCTACGTGATGGGCCAGCTGCACCGCAGCGGTGTGGGCCGGATCGACACGGCGCTGGCCGGCCACGGGGTCGCTCTGCGCGACTACTACGTCCTGGTCTGCATCGGCGAGTCCGGTCCGCTGTCGCAGCAGCGCGTCGCGGACCGGCTCGGTCTCGACCGCAGCGACCTGGTGAAGGTGCTCGACCGGCTGGAGGCCGCGGGCTGGGTGTCGCGGGAGCGCGACACCGAGGACCGCCGCCGGCACGTCCTCACCCTCACCGAGCACGGCCACGCCACGGTGGGCAAGGTCGAGGAGGTCTCGAGCGCGGTGACCGGCGAGCTGCTCGCCCGGCTGAGCCCGGGCGAGCGGGAGACGTTGCACCGCTTGCTGCTGAAGGCCTTCGGGGAGCCGTCGGCCTGA
- a CDS encoding tetratricopeptide repeat protein produces the protein MARLLGFIHARGGSHDEALTHHRHAVELYRAAGDRCGEARALVGLGDLHYHAGRRAESAADFQRGLDLAQAVGDRWGEALAAVGLGFTAAPRHARRHLEHGLAHARATGDRWAESMALTGLGTVHHADGDPAEAANCLHQAVTLAQEVGDRWWERKATTALGRVCAAAGHHGEAVLLHERAVQLARDLADEAAEAEALAALAEMPVRHREIHA, from the coding sequence GTGGCCCGTCTTCTCGGGTTCATCCACGCCCGCGGCGGCAGCCACGACGAGGCGCTCACGCACCACCGCCACGCGGTCGAGCTGTACCGCGCGGCCGGTGACCGGTGCGGCGAAGCCCGCGCACTGGTCGGCCTCGGCGATCTCCACTACCACGCCGGCCGCCGGGCCGAGAGCGCGGCGGACTTCCAGCGCGGCCTGGACCTGGCCCAGGCGGTCGGCGACCGCTGGGGTGAAGCGCTGGCCGCCGTCGGGCTCGGCTTCACGGCCGCACCCCGCCACGCCCGCAGGCACCTCGAGCACGGCCTGGCCCACGCCCGCGCGACGGGGGACCGCTGGGCCGAAAGCATGGCCTTGACCGGCTTGGGCACGGTCCACCACGCCGACGGCGACCCGGCGGAGGCGGCGAACTGCCTCCACCAGGCCGTCACGCTGGCTCAGGAAGTCGGCGACCGGTGGTGGGAACGCAAGGCCACCACCGCGCTCGGCCGGGTGTGCGCCGCGGCCGGTCACCACGGTGAGGCTGTGCTGCTGCACGAGCGGGCGGTGCAGCTGGCGCGGGACCTGGCCGACGAAGCCGCGGAAGCCGAAGCGCTCGCCGCGCTGGCGGAAATGCCGGTGCGCCACCGGGAAATCCACGCCTGA
- a CDS encoding 3-oxoacyl-[acyl-carrier-protein] synthase III C-terminal domain-containing protein, whose product MTSLVAVSTYVPTTVAIESLQDELALSAGQVRRFRRMYGLDQVCRSDESEADMILGAVSKLDPLRGREERVRYVVRAKTMPAANPYPVDPMVDVREALGLTHATLFTLTDHACASGLLAVDLCGTLLAADGDPDALALILTGEKAFTHSAQVIPDTAIMGEATAAVLVGPGEDQDTLIGYATTTLGGPGGEVILDDDQAAEFRQIYPGTVADVALEAIAAAGLTVDDIDLVLPHNVNKISWVRASAALGIPRSKIFLQNVGTTGHCFCADPFLNYHAANGLGLLAPGARYLMISVGLGSTFSAMVFRK is encoded by the coding sequence ATGACTTCGCTGGTGGCGGTGTCCACGTACGTGCCGACGACCGTGGCGATCGAATCGCTGCAGGACGAGCTGGCCCTCTCCGCCGGGCAGGTGCGCCGGTTCCGCCGGATGTACGGCCTCGACCAGGTCTGCCGGTCGGACGAGTCCGAAGCGGACATGATCCTCGGAGCCGTCAGCAAGCTGGATCCCCTGCGGGGCCGGGAAGAGCGCGTCCGGTACGTCGTGCGCGCCAAGACGATGCCGGCCGCGAACCCGTACCCGGTCGACCCGATGGTCGACGTGCGGGAGGCGCTCGGGCTCACCCATGCCACCCTGTTCACCCTCACCGACCACGCCTGCGCCTCCGGGCTGCTCGCCGTCGACCTGTGCGGCACGCTGCTGGCCGCCGACGGCGATCCCGATGCGCTCGCCCTGATCCTCACCGGCGAAAAAGCGTTCACCCACTCCGCGCAGGTCATTCCCGATACCGCGATCATGGGGGAGGCCACCGCCGCGGTGCTCGTCGGACCGGGCGAGGACCAGGACACCCTGATCGGCTACGCCACCACCACGCTCGGCGGCCCGGGCGGCGAAGTGATCCTCGACGACGACCAGGCCGCCGAGTTCCGGCAGATCTACCCCGGCACGGTCGCCGACGTCGCGCTCGAAGCCATCGCGGCCGCCGGGCTGACCGTCGACGACATCGACCTGGTCCTGCCGCACAACGTCAACAAGATCTCCTGGGTCCGCGCGAGCGCGGCGCTGGGCATCCCGCGCTCGAAGATCTTCCTGCAGAACGTCGGGACGACCGGGCACTGCTTCTGCGCCGACCCCTTTCTCAATTACCACGCCGCCAACGGCCTCGGGCTCCTCGCGCCCGGCGCCCGCTACCTGATGATTTCCGTCGGCCTGGGGTCGACGTTCTCCGCCATGGTCTTCCGGAAATGA
- a CDS encoding type III PLP-dependent enzyme: MSVEFEIQGVGIAELAERYGTPLFVYDGDELGGRLLGLREQLHPRLEIFYSLKSNPNISVCALLHAHGARAEVSSMAELITARRAGVAGEDIIFLGPGKSVSELAACLDEGVYTVVCESFGELKILDDLARERGIEARVTLRVNPSFAVKGSGLTMGGKPRQFGIDEEQLLAATDLADRHPNLRLMGVQVYMGTRILDEEPIVENTRRIFELAERVSRRLGFPLEMVDVGGGLGVAYFDGETDLDRDLLASMLNPVIDEFAQRHPATRLVMELGRYLAATSGTYVVRVRYTKTSLGQNFAVADGGTNHHMAAVGIGSYVKRDFPIRLLNRIDEPATETWQITGPLCTPNDVLAKKAALPPVRPGDLIGVTRSGAYGPTASPVLFLSHGYPAEVIVHGGRHYLVSERDQPADLLRRQHLHEFAPPVAVGAER, from the coding sequence ATGAGTGTCGAATTCGAGATCCAGGGGGTCGGCATCGCCGAACTCGCGGAGCGTTACGGCACCCCGCTCTTCGTCTACGACGGTGACGAACTGGGCGGCCGGCTGCTGGGTCTTCGCGAGCAGTTGCACCCGCGGCTGGAGATCTTCTACTCGCTGAAGTCCAATCCGAACATCTCGGTGTGCGCGCTGCTGCACGCCCACGGGGCCCGGGCCGAAGTGTCGTCGATGGCCGAACTGATCACCGCGCGCCGGGCCGGGGTCGCCGGCGAGGACATCATCTTCCTCGGCCCCGGCAAGAGCGTCTCGGAACTGGCCGCCTGCCTGGACGAGGGCGTCTACACCGTGGTCTGCGAATCGTTCGGGGAGCTGAAGATCCTCGACGACCTCGCGCGCGAACGCGGGATCGAAGCGCGGGTCACTCTGCGGGTGAACCCCAGCTTCGCGGTCAAGGGCTCGGGCCTCACCATGGGCGGCAAGCCGCGCCAGTTCGGCATCGACGAAGAGCAGCTGCTCGCCGCCACCGACCTCGCCGACCGGCACCCGAACCTGCGGCTGATGGGCGTGCAGGTCTACATGGGCACCCGGATCCTGGACGAGGAGCCGATCGTCGAGAACACCCGGCGCATCTTCGAACTCGCCGAACGCGTCTCGCGCCGGCTCGGGTTCCCGCTGGAAATGGTCGACGTCGGCGGCGGCCTCGGCGTCGCGTACTTCGACGGCGAAACGGACCTCGACCGCGATCTGCTCGCCTCGATGCTCAACCCGGTGATCGACGAGTTCGCGCAGCGGCACCCGGCGACGCGGCTGGTCATGGAGCTCGGCCGGTACCTCGCCGCCACTTCCGGGACCTACGTCGTCCGCGTCCGCTACACCAAGACCTCGCTGGGGCAGAACTTCGCCGTCGCCGACGGTGGCACGAACCACCACATGGCCGCCGTCGGCATCGGGTCCTACGTCAAGCGCGACTTCCCGATCCGGCTGCTCAACCGCATCGACGAGCCCGCCACCGAAACCTGGCAGATCACCGGGCCGCTGTGCACGCCCAACGACGTGCTCGCCAAGAAGGCGGCGCTGCCGCCGGTCCGCCCGGGCGACCTGATCGGCGTCACGCGGTCCGGTGCCTACGGCCCGACGGCGTCCCCGGTGCTCTTCCTCAGCCACGGCTACCCGGCCGAAGTCATCGTCCACGGTGGACGCCACTACCTCGTCAGCGAGCGGGACCAGCCCGCGGACCTGCTGCGCCGCCAGCACCTGCACGAGTTCGCGCCGCCGGTCGCCGTGGGCGCGGAGCGCTAG
- a CDS encoding response regulator transcription factor, which yields MRVVIGEDQFLLRDGLVRLLEAHEFDVSAAVDNGPDLLEAMLRERPDIAIVDIRLPPSFTDEGLRAAIEARRRIQGFPVLVLSQYVERLYADELLADGEGSVGYLLKDRVFHGDQFVDAVRQVALGGTVMDPDVVTRLLTHNTRDDRLERLTAREREVLKLMAEGRSNSSIAGVLVVSEKAVSKHINNILAKLNLPQSEDANRRVLAVLAYLKH from the coding sequence GTGCGCGTGGTCATCGGTGAAGACCAGTTCCTGCTCAGGGACGGTCTGGTGCGGCTGCTCGAGGCGCACGAATTCGACGTCAGCGCGGCGGTGGACAACGGGCCGGACCTGCTGGAAGCGATGCTGCGCGAACGGCCGGACATCGCGATCGTCGACATCCGGCTGCCGCCGTCGTTCACCGACGAGGGCCTGCGCGCCGCGATCGAAGCGCGGCGCCGGATCCAGGGTTTCCCGGTGCTCGTCCTCTCGCAGTACGTGGAACGGCTGTACGCCGACGAACTCCTCGCGGATGGGGAGGGCTCGGTCGGCTACCTGCTCAAGGACCGGGTGTTCCACGGTGACCAGTTCGTGGACGCCGTCCGCCAGGTCGCTCTCGGAGGCACGGTGATGGACCCGGACGTCGTGACGCGGCTGCTGACGCACAACACCCGCGACGACCGCCTGGAGCGGCTGACCGCCCGGGAGCGCGAAGTCCTCAAGCTCATGGCCGAAGGGCGGTCCAACAGCAGCATCGCGGGCGTGCTGGTCGTTTCCGAGAAGGCCGTTTCCAAGCACATCAACAACATCCTCGCCAAGCTGAACCTGCCGCAGTCCGAGGACGCCAACCGGCGGGTCCTGGCGGTGCTGGCGTACCTGAAGCACTGA
- a CDS encoding sensor histidine kinase — protein sequence MTSGSPVATMTRSLLRDGGLATLRGGALAVVAVTELVMFVVVVTAGSLIGVGVGPFMLPPAVLLMRSLTDRVRASAGAWSGVRIASPYLPEPAGSTPLRRCHHLLGDRANWRDALWLVVDSSVGILLTLTPLLLIAHGFRGLAMPFLVGSDAADWLGSWYVVIPVDDQPTAWFAAILGLAHFPLALWSAPHLLKLHARLAATLLSPTEVTRLTNRVQHLAESRDDAVGSQATELRRIERDLHDGAQTHLVAMGMTLDAAMRVLDSHPEAARSLMDEAKNSSAKALQQLRDLVRGIQPPVLVDRGIADAIRTLAIENPLRIETTIDLPGRPSLAVETAAYFSVSELLNNAMKHSGAHSGAINVHYESGRLVINVSDNGGGGANTEGGTGLRGIEKRLAPLDGFITILSPLGGPTMVTIEIPCGLAP from the coding sequence ATGACTAGCGGAAGCCCGGTCGCCACGATGACGCGGTCGCTGCTGCGCGACGGCGGGCTCGCGACCCTGCGGGGCGGCGCGCTCGCCGTGGTGGCGGTGACCGAACTCGTGATGTTCGTCGTCGTGGTCACCGCCGGCTCGCTGATCGGCGTGGGCGTGGGACCGTTCATGCTGCCCCCGGCCGTGCTGTTGATGCGCTCGCTGACCGACCGGGTGCGCGCGTCGGCCGGCGCGTGGTCCGGTGTGCGGATCGCCTCGCCGTACCTGCCGGAGCCGGCCGGGAGCACGCCGCTGCGCCGCTGCCACCACCTGCTCGGCGACCGCGCGAACTGGCGCGACGCGCTGTGGCTGGTGGTGGACAGCTCCGTCGGCATCCTGCTGACGCTCACCCCGCTCCTGCTGATCGCGCACGGGTTCCGCGGGCTCGCGATGCCGTTCCTGGTCGGGTCCGACGCGGCCGACTGGCTCGGCAGCTGGTACGTGGTGATCCCGGTGGACGACCAGCCGACGGCCTGGTTCGCGGCCATCCTCGGCCTGGCGCACTTCCCGCTCGCGCTGTGGAGCGCACCGCACCTGCTGAAGCTGCACGCGCGGCTCGCGGCCACGCTGCTGTCACCGACCGAGGTGACCCGGCTGACGAACCGCGTGCAGCACCTGGCGGAAAGCCGCGACGACGCCGTGGGGTCGCAGGCGACCGAGCTGCGCCGCATCGAGCGCGACCTGCACGACGGCGCGCAGACCCACCTGGTCGCGATGGGGATGACGCTCGACGCCGCGATGCGCGTGCTCGACTCCCACCCCGAAGCGGCCCGGTCCTTGATGGACGAGGCGAAGAACAGCTCGGCCAAGGCGTTGCAGCAGCTGCGCGATCTCGTCCGGGGCATCCAGCCGCCGGTGCTGGTCGACCGCGGCATCGCCGACGCGATCCGCACGCTCGCCATCGAAAACCCGCTGCGGATCGAGACGACGATCGACCTGCCCGGCCGGCCGTCGCTGGCGGTCGAGACCGCCGCGTACTTCTCGGTGTCCGAACTGCTGAACAACGCGATGAAGCACTCCGGGGCGCACAGCGGCGCGATCAACGTCCACTACGAGTCCGGCCGGCTGGTGATCAACGTCAGCGACAACGGCGGCGGCGGCGCGAACACCGAAGGCGGCACGGGACTGCGCGGCATCGAGAAGCGGCTCGCCCCGCTCGACGGCTTCATCACGATCCTCAGCCCGCTCGGCGGCCCGACCATGGTGACGATCGAGATCCCGTGCGGCTTGGCGCCCTGA